A portion of the Homalodisca vitripennis isolate AUS2020 chromosome 2, UT_GWSS_2.1, whole genome shotgun sequence genome contains these proteins:
- the LOC124356184 gene encoding cilia- and flagella-associated protein 300-like codes for MEQDLYTFIHLPDRMCKALEDKDVRDYLMKWGMKGNLVVQYYTFNQPFQTHRKEEFVQSFFTDTLVYTTLVYNQSVIGRKVSQVSFETIPCTILSMEFFDRLMDPGNGVIRSDKSIIQCAEEEVDGFYVEDNLRNVILNEGSEFYKLFSDSERKQFLWSIFTHLCLGGEWCQYEFSVEPYLMVAKLLYKDLVSVERVGDSSELVVRSVVLRVQTYDENGSPLVPRQRHSLQDCVYLVIDPFKRSVAVLSHSYGGTFCA; via the coding sequence ATGGAACAAGATTTGTATACATTCATTCATCTGCCAGATAGGATGTGCAAGGCTCTGGAAGACAAAGATGTGAGGGATTACTTGATGAAGTGGGGTATGAAGGGGAATCTTGTAGTTCAATATTACACTTTCAATCAGCCTTTTCAGACTCACAGGAAGGAAGAATTTGTTCAAAGTTTCTTCACAGATACTCTGGTTTACACAACATTGGTTTACAATCAATCAGTCATTGGGAGGAAGGTGAGTCAAGTCTCATTTGAGACGATTCCATGTACAATTCTATCAATGGAATTCTTCGACCGGTTGATGGATCCTGGCAATGGTGTCATTCGCAGCGACAAGTCAATAATCCAGTGCGCAGAAGAAGAAGTAGATGGGTTCTACGTAGAAGATAACTTACGAAATGTGATTCTCAATGAAGGAAGTGAGTTTTACAAATTGTTCTCGGATTCGGAGCGGAAGCAATTCCTGTGGAGTATCTTCACCCACTTGTGCCTTGGTGGAGAGTGGTGTCAGTATGAATTCTCTGTTGAACCATACCTGATGGTGGCAAAACTTCTGTACAAGGATTTGGTGAGTGTTGAACGAGTCGGAGACAGTTCTGAGCTTGTGGTTCGTTCTGTCGTTCTGAGAGTCCAAACATATGATGAAAACGGCAGTCCTCTTGTTCCTCGACAGAGACATAGTCTCCAGGACTGTGTATATCTTGTGATTGACCCATTTAAACGATCTGTTGCTGTTTTGTCTCACAGTTATGGGGGGACTTTCTgtgcttaa